CTATGCGCGAACGTTCCGGCCCAGCACGCCATCCAAACGGCGCTGGGTGGTTACCAGAGCATCAACGACCTCATCCTCCCCGGCGGCAGGCTCCTTGAGCAGCGCAACAAAGCCCACGACCTCTTGAACGCCATTCCGGGTGTGAGCACGCAGCAAGCCAGGGGAGCCCTCTACCTGTTCCCCAAGCTGGACCCGGAGGTTTACCACATCCGGGACGACGAGAAGTTTGTCCTGGATCTCTTGAGGGAACAGAAGATCCTTGTCTCGCACGGCAGGGCGTTCAACTGGGTGCGCCCTGACCACTTCCGCATGGTGACGCTGCCCAACGTCAAGGACATCGAGGAAGCAATCGGCCGCATGGCGGACTTCCTGTCGAGGTATCCGGGCAACTAGCCTGAATCCCAGGGCGCCACGGGGGCGTCGTCCGGCAGAAAGGCTAGCCATGGTTGCAGTTGAGTTCGCCAAGAGTCCCGCAGAAACGTTGAAGGTCGGTTCGGGGTTTACGCTCGCAAGCGTGGATCCCGAATCGACGCCCGGCTACACAGGCAACAAGGTTGACGGGAAGGCTTTGCTGGGTGCGCAGGACGACAGGCTGGCTGAGCTTCAGGAACAGCTGTTTGCCGAAGGTAAGTTCGGCAGCGACAAACGCCTGCTGTTGATCCTTCAAGCCATGGATACCGCAGGTAAGGGCGGGATCGTCAGCCACGTCGTCGGCGCCATGGATCCCCAAGGCGTCCACCTCACGGCGTTCAAAGCGCCCACGGATGAGGAAAAAGCCCACGATTTCCTGTGGCGGATCGAGAAGCAGGTTCCGGCCGCGGGCATGGTGGGCGTCTTCGACCGCTCCCAGTATGAGGACGTCCTCATCCACCGCGTCCATGCTTGGGCCGACGCCAAGGAGCTGGAGCGGCGGTACGCAGCCATCAACGATTTCGAAGCCAGGCTTACCGAACAAGGCACCACGATCGTCAAGGTCATGCTCAACATCAGTAAGGACGAACAGAAGGAGCGTTTGATCGCCCGCTTGGACGATCCCAGCAAGCACTGGAAGTACAGCCGTGGCGACCTCACCGAGCGGGCCCATTGGGATGACTACATGAAGGCGTACGAGGCTGCCTTTGCGGAAACCTCTACGGACACAGCTCCGTGGCACGTAGTTCCTGCCAACAAGAAGTGGTACGCACGGATCGCTGTCCAGGAGTTGCTGTTGGAGGCACTGCGGGGGATGTCGTTGGATTGGCCCAAGGCAGAATTCGACGTTGCCGCAGAGCGAGCGCTCGTGGCGGAATCCTAAGCTTTGCGGGTTACTCCGGGGCGTTGCCCGGTTCACGGGCAGCCGCCAAGCGCTTCCGTGCTCCTTCGAGCCACTCCTCGCAGCGCTTGGCCAGGGCCTCTCCGCGCTCCCACAACGCCAGGGACTCCTCGAGGCTTGCTCCGCCTGCCTCGAGCCGCCCAACGACGGCCACCAGTTGTTCCCGTGCCTCTTCGTAGCTCAGCCCGTCCAAGGCATCAGGTGTTTGGCTGCTGTTCTCGGTCATTGAAATCCTCTTGTTTAGTGCTGCTGCCAGCGGGTGAGTGGGCGTGCCCGGCGGCTTTTTCGTGTGCCTGATGCGCCCGGCGTTCGGCTATCGTTCGGCGATTTCGGCCTGGCCGGCGGACGTGGCACGGAACCTGCCGTCTGCTACCCGGATCGAGAGGGGCGTGTCCTCGGGTACCTGTTCCGGGCTGGTGACCACGGTGTGCCCTGCCTGATCCTCACCGATGATCTGCACTACGGCATAACCCCGGTCAAGGGTCTTTTGCGGAGACAGTGCACGCACCTGGGCGCGCAGGTGGTGCACCTGGTCAAGGGCACGCACTACCGCCGAGTTCACGGCAGTGTGGGACCTCTGCCTAAGTCGCGCAACCTCGTCGGCGCGGACATCCACCAGCGTATCCGGGGCTGCCAGGACCGGACGCGACCTTAGCGCGTGCAGCCTGTCGGTTTCCCGATCCACCATCCTTCCGATGCTGCGCCTCAGGTGGTCGCGTGCCTGCCGCACGGCCGCGAGTTCCTCTGAAACGTCCGGCACAATCCGCTTTGCCGCGTCGGTTGGCGTCGACGCCCGGAGGTCGGCAACGTCATCAAGGATCGGACGGTCGGCCTCGTGGCCAATGGCGCTTACCACCGGCGTGGTTGCTGCGGCCACGGCCCGGATGAGGTCCTCGTTGCTGAATGGCAGGAGGTCTTCCAGTGCTCCGCCGCCCCTGGCCATGACGATGACATCGACGTGCGGGTCCGCATCCAGTTTCCGGAGCGCCCCGATGATCTGCGATACGGCGGTGTTGCCTTGGACCGCGACTTCGCGGACATCGAACTCCACGGCGGGCCAGCGAAGCGCAGCGTTCCGCAGGACGTCTTTCTTGGCGTCCGAATCCCGGCCTGTGATGAGGCCGATCCGGTGGGGGAGGAGCGGTAGCTTGCGTTTCCGGGATTCAGCGAAGAGGCCCTCGGCAGCCAGCGCCTGGCGTAGCCGTTCGATCCTGGCGAGAAGATCGCCCAGGCCCACCGGCCGGATGTCCTTGACGGACATGTTGAGCCGTCCGGTCTTGACCCAGAAGTCTGCCTTCACCAAGGCCACCACGCGGGAGCCCCGTTCCAAGGGAGTCCGCTGGCGGTCCAGGACTGTGGACCACACGGAGGCGGGCAGGGAGATTTCGTCGTCGATGTCCCGCAAGGTGAGGAAGGCGTTGCCTCCGCGGCGGTTCATTTCAATAACCTGGCCCTCGATCCAGGCTGCAGGTGCGCGCTCAATGTGGGCTTTGAGCTTGCGGGACAACAGTTGGAGCGGCCACGGATTGTCCGGGCTGGTCTCCGCAGCAGTACCGGGCAGGGTCGATTCGGGTCTGGCTTCAGCTGACATCAGTGATCCGTGCGTTGTCCTGCATGTGTTTGTCCTCGCTAGCGCTGCTGTTGCCGTTGCCGGCGCCTTCCAACTCTATCCATAGCCTCAACCCCGGGTCCGACATTTTTCCCCGTATGTGGACAGCCTAGGATGGTGGCACTGCCCCCGAACCTCAAGGATGACTGTGCGTACCTTTGTTTCTGCAGTCGGAGTGATCCTTGCGTTGTTGCTGACAGCAGTGGCTGTACCGGCAGCGTGGGTGGACACCAACGTGGTCAAGGAAGATGGCTTCGTACGGATGGCTGCGGCGCTGGGGAACGATCCCGGCTTCCAGGAACGGCTCGCCGCTGCCGCAGCCGGCACCTTTGAATCGTCTGTCTCGCTTCCGGAACCCGTCCGAAACCTTGCTGCCGGAGCCATCAAGGATGCCGCGTCCGGCATGCAATCCTGGAGCGACTACCCGCAGGCCTGGGAGGAGACCGCGAGGAACAGCCACCGCCTGAACTTCGGCACCATCAAGGCGGAGGAGGCGCAGTCACCAACGGCGCTGCAGTTGGATATTGCTCCGCTGGTGCGGCTGATCCGGGATCACTTTGCCTCCTCCACGGGCATCCGGTTGGACGTGCCCGAACAGAGCGTCGTAACTCTCGGCCAACCCGCGCAGCGGCAGGTCATTGAGCGTGTTTCTGCGTTTGTCCCGCTGTGGTGGGTGGCCGCCGTCGGTGCCGTACTTTCCGCCTTGCTTGCCCTCGCCGCAGCGCGGCGACGCGCGGTGGTCCTGATCTTCTTTGGGCTGGGCGGGCTGGCATTGGCTGCAGTGTGGACGACGACGGCGGACATCGCCGTCCGTGCTGCGGAAAACCTCTCCAGCGGCAACAGTGTGGCGGAACTCTTCAAGGAGGAGTTTCTCGCCTCGGCCAGATCCGGCTTCGGGGAATGGATTGCGGCGAGCATATGGGCCTCTGGCGGAATGCTGGCGTTGAGTGTCATTGCGTGGCTTCTCACAGGGAGAGGACGGTCACGTTCTGCGGACCGGTCCGGCACTGGCCGGTAACATTGAAGGATGACCAGCACAGCAGTTTCTATTCCGATGCCCACGGTGCCCCGCAGACGTCGATCTCCTGAAGAGGTGCTGGCTGCCGCCCCGGTTACGGGAACCAAGAAAGTCCTGCTGGCAGCTCCCCGCGGTTACTGTGCCGGCGTGGACCGGGCCGTCATCGCGGTGGAGAAAGCGCTGGAGCACTACGGTCCGCCCGTCTATGTACGGAAGCAGATCGTGCACAACGTGCATGTTGTTACCTCCCTCGAAGAAAAGGGCGCCATCTTCGTTGACGAGACGGACGAGGTACCCGAGGGTGCCCTGGTCATTTTCTCGGCGCATGGCGTGTCTCCGGCCGTAGTTCAATCCGCAGAGGACCGCGGCCTGCGGACCATCGATGCCACGTGCCCGCTGGTTACCAAGGTCCACCGTGAAGCAGTTCGCTTCGCGAAGGAGGACTACGACATCCTGCTGATCGGCCACGACGGCCACGAGGAAGTCGAAGGAACCGCCGGCGAAGCCCCGGAACACATCCAGATCATCAACGGCCCGCACGAGGTCGGCAAGGTGACTGTCCGCGACCCCGAAAAGACCATCTGGCTCTCCCAGACAACCTTGAGTGTTGACGAGACCATGGAGACCGTGCGGATGCTCAAAGAGCGGTTCCCCACCCTTCAGGATCCGCCCAGTGACGATATTTGCTACGCCACCACCAACCGCCAGGTAGCCATCAAGAAGATCGCTCCCCAGGCTGACTTGGTGATCGTGGTTGGTTCGGCCAACTCCTCCAACTCCGTCCGCCTCGTCGAGGTAGCCCTTGAATACGGGGCCAAAGCGTCCTACCGGGTGGACTTCGCCAATGAGGTGGACGAAAGCTGGTTCGAAGGCGTGGCCACGGTGGGCGTGACTTCAGGGGCATCCGTTCCCGAGGTCCTGGTCCAGGACGTGCTCCGGCTTTTGGCCGACTATGGCTACGGCGAGGTTCAGGAAGTTGTCACGGCAGAGGAAGACCTCCTTTTCTCGCTGCCCAAGGAACTCCGCGCAACGCTCAAGCAAGCCGGCGACGTCAGCCGTGCCTTGGGCGGACGGGGCAACCGCCCCACGTCCTAACGTTTCGTGATCGTCAACGGCCCGGTTGCTTGCATCGACAGGATGCAAGCAACCGGGCCGTTTCCTTGTGCCCTGTCAGGTCCTCAGGCGGCAGACTCCCTGCTTGCATCTGCGTCGATGCCCCTGTCGCTCGGCTCTACAGCGAGGAGTTCGGGTGCTGCGAGGGAGCGCGGGACCACTTCCACCGAAGCAGGTGAGGTGAGGCCGGCGTCATCCATGGTGTTGAGCTTGCGCGCGGTCGGAAGAACCCGGGCTTCAAGCGTGCCAACCATCGCGTTGTACCGGTCCACGGACGTCTTCAGTGAGCTGCCCAGCTTGCCGACATTTTCCCCCAAGGTGCCCATGCGCTCGTAAAGCTGCTTGGCCAGCTCGAAGAGCTCGTGCGCGCTGTCCGTGAGGACGTCCTGGCGCCAGGTGAACGCCACCGACTTGAGGACTGCCAAGAGCGTTCCGGGCGATGCCAGGACGACGTTCTTGGAGAGCGCATGCTCCAGGAGCCCGGCGTCCGCTTCCAGAGCCGAGGCGAGGATCGACTCCGCCGGCAGGAAACAGATCACTAACTCGGGGGAGTTGCCCGGGATGTCCCAGTACTTCTTTGCCGCCAAGGCGTCAATGTGGGCCTTGAGGGCCTTCGCATGCTGGGCCAGAAGACTCTTGGAATCCTGACGGGCCTGGTCCGTGACTGATTCTCCCAGGGCACCCTCTCCGTGGATCTGTTCCTGCGCCGCCAGGTACGACCCAAGAGGTACCTTGGCGTCCACCACCAGTTGCTTGCTGCCCGGCAACTGGACCACGAGGTCGGGCCGCAGCGTGTTCTCACTCCGCACGGAATGGACTTGCTCGTAGAAGTCGACGTGGCGCATCATTCCGGAGGCCTCAACCACCCGGCGGAGCTGGACTTCGCCCCACTGGCCACGGGCACTGTTGGAACGGAGAGCCGAGGCCAGCGCATGCGTCGACCTCAGGAGTTGCTCGTCGGAAAGGCGGGCATCCTGCAACTGCTGGGCGAGTTGGCCGTACTGCTCCACGCGGTCGCGCTCCAGCAGTGAGACCTGCTGCTGGACGGCTGTCAGCTTCTCCGCAACCGGGGCCAGGGCGCGCAGCACGCTGCCGTCCGAGTTCCTGGATTCGCTGAGCTCGCGGTTCTGTGCGAACAGAAGGCGACGTTCGGCGTCGGCGGCTGCGTACTGGGCGGTCACCTCCGAGAGGCGCGCCGAAACGGCGTCGAAATCCGCTTCCAATCCCGCACCCCGGCGACGGAAGACAACGTACGCGATGCCAAGTCCCAGTGCTGCTCCGATCAGCAGCATCAACAAGGCCAGAACCACTCCAAATCCATCCATGCAGTAACCCTGTCACAGGGGTACGACAGTTTTAGTGCAGGGCCCTGCCGGGGTGTCCCAACCCGGAGGGAGCTGAATCGGAACGGCGTGCGCTACCGGGTAGAATCAATGCTCGTGGCTCTTACTATTGGCATCGTCGGACTGCCCAACGTCGGCAAATCAACCCTCTTCAACGCACTGACCCGGAACCAGGTTCTTGCAGCGAACTACCCGTTCGCAACCATCGAACCAAACGTCGGCGTCGTGAACCTGC
This is a stretch of genomic DNA from Paenarthrobacter ureafaciens. It encodes these proteins:
- a CDS encoding polyphosphate kinase 2 family protein; its protein translation is MVAVEFAKSPAETLKVGSGFTLASVDPESTPGYTGNKVDGKALLGAQDDRLAELQEQLFAEGKFGSDKRLLLILQAMDTAGKGGIVSHVVGAMDPQGVHLTAFKAPTDEEKAHDFLWRIEKQVPAAGMVGVFDRSQYEDVLIHRVHAWADAKELERRYAAINDFEARLTEQGTTIVKVMLNISKDEQKERLIARLDDPSKHWKYSRGDLTERAHWDDYMKAYEAAFAETSTDTAPWHVVPANKKWYARIAVQELLLEALRGMSLDWPKAEFDVAAERALVAES
- a CDS encoding exodeoxyribonuclease VII small subunit, with protein sequence MTENSSQTPDALDGLSYEEAREQLVAVVGRLEAGGASLEESLALWERGEALAKRCEEWLEGARKRLAAAREPGNAPE
- the xseA gene encoding exodeoxyribonuclease VII large subunit — translated: MSAEARPESTLPGTAAETSPDNPWPLQLLSRKLKAHIERAPAAWIEGQVIEMNRRGGNAFLTLRDIDDEISLPASVWSTVLDRQRTPLERGSRVVALVKADFWVKTGRLNMSVKDIRPVGLGDLLARIERLRQALAAEGLFAESRKRKLPLLPHRIGLITGRDSDAKKDVLRNAALRWPAVEFDVREVAVQGNTAVSQIIGALRKLDADPHVDVIVMARGGGALEDLLPFSNEDLIRAVAAATTPVVSAIGHEADRPILDDVADLRASTPTDAAKRIVPDVSEELAAVRQARDHLRRSIGRMVDRETDRLHALRSRPVLAAPDTLVDVRADEVARLRQRSHTAVNSAVVRALDQVHHLRAQVRALSPQKTLDRGYAVVQIIGEDQAGHTVVTSPEQVPEDTPLSIRVADGRFRATSAGQAEIAER
- a CDS encoding 4-hydroxy-3-methylbut-2-enyl diphosphate reductase, translating into MTSTAVSIPMPTVPRRRRSPEEVLAAAPVTGTKKVLLAAPRGYCAGVDRAVIAVEKALEHYGPPVYVRKQIVHNVHVVTSLEEKGAIFVDETDEVPEGALVIFSAHGVSPAVVQSAEDRGLRTIDATCPLVTKVHREAVRFAKEDYDILLIGHDGHEEVEGTAGEAPEHIQIINGPHEVGKVTVRDPEKTIWLSQTTLSVDETMETVRMLKERFPTLQDPPSDDICYATTNRQVAIKKIAPQADLVIVVGSANSSNSVRLVEVALEYGAKASYRVDFANEVDESWFEGVATVGVTSGASVPEVLVQDVLRLLADYGYGEVQEVVTAEEDLLFSLPKELRATLKQAGDVSRALGGRGNRPTS
- a CDS encoding DNA recombination protein RmuC translates to MDGFGVVLALLMLLIGAALGLGIAYVVFRRRGAGLEADFDAVSARLSEVTAQYAAADAERRLLFAQNRELSESRNSDGSVLRALAPVAEKLTAVQQQVSLLERDRVEQYGQLAQQLQDARLSDEQLLRSTHALASALRSNSARGQWGEVQLRRVVEASGMMRHVDFYEQVHSVRSENTLRPDLVVQLPGSKQLVVDAKVPLGSYLAAQEQIHGEGALGESVTDQARQDSKSLLAQHAKALKAHIDALAAKKYWDIPGNSPELVICFLPAESILASALEADAGLLEHALSKNVVLASPGTLLAVLKSVAFTWRQDVLTDSAHELFELAKQLYERMGTLGENVGKLGSSLKTSVDRYNAMVGTLEARVLPTARKLNTMDDAGLTSPASVEVVPRSLAAPELLAVEPSDRGIDADASRESAA